A region of Eschrichtius robustus isolate mEscRob2 chromosome 19, mEscRob2.pri, whole genome shotgun sequence DNA encodes the following proteins:
- the LOC137753399 gene encoding free fatty acid receptor 2-like — protein sequence MPNLENSLILSAYIIIFLTGLPANLLALRAFVGRVRQPNPAPIHILLLSLTLADLLLLLLLPFKMTEAASDFLWYLPELVCALMGFGFYSSIYCSTWLLAGISIERYLGVAFPVKYKLSRRPVYGMIAALISWIVSFGHCTLVIIVQYSDSTQRATNESSIACYENFTMEQLKVVLPMRLELFLVLFFIPMVVTIFCYWRFVWIMLTQPHVQARRRRRAVGLAVVTLLNFLVCFGPYNISHLVGFHMKASPRWRAEAVVLSSLNASLDPLLFYFSSSAVRRAFGKGLQALRHQGSSLLGRRGKETAEVANVDRGVSQAEGAPSSDFATD from the coding sequence ATGCCCAACTTGGAAAACTCCTTGATCCTCTCAGCCTACATCATCATCTTcctcactggtctccctgccaACCTCCTGGCGCTGCGGGCCTTCGTGGGGCGCGTCCGCCAGCCCAACCCGGCACCCATCCACATCCTCCTGCTCAGCCTGACGCTGGCGgacctcctgctgctgctgctgctgcccttcAAGATGACGGAGGCCGCGTCTGACTTCCTCTGGTACCTGCCTGAGCTAGTCTGTGCCCTCATGGGTTTTGGCTTCTACAGTAGCATCTACTGCAGCACGTGGCTCCTGGCGGGCATCAGCATCGAGCGCTACCTGGGAGTGGCTTTCCCCGTGAAGTACAAGCTGTCCCGCCGGCCCGTGTATGGAATGATTGCTGCCCTGATCTCCTGGATCGTGTCCTTTGGTCATTGCACCCTGGTGATCATCGTTCAGTACTCGGACTCAACCCagagggccacaaatgagagtaGCATAGCCTGCTATGAGAACTTCACCATGGAGCAGCTGAAAGTGGTGCTTCCCATGCGGCTGGAGCTGTTCCTCGTCCTCTTCTTCATCCCCATGGTGGTCACCATCTTCTGCTACTGGCGCTTTGTGTGGATCATGCTCACGCAGCCCCATGTGCAGGCCCGGAGGCGGCGCCGAGCTGTGGGGCTGGCTGTGGTGACCCTCCTTAATTTCCTGGTGTGCTTTGGGCCATATAACATATCCCACCTGGTGGGGTTCCACATGAAGGCAAGCCCCAGGTGGCGGGCAGAAGCTGTGGTATTGAGTTCCCTCAATGCCAGCCTGGAccccttgcttttctatttctcttcttcagcCGTGCGCAGGGCCTTTGGAAAAGGGTTGCAGGCACTGCGGCATCAGGGCTCCTCCCTGCTGGGACGCAGAGGCAAAGAGACAGCGGAAGTGGCGAATGTGGACAGGGGTGTGAGTCAAGCAGAGGGAGCGCCGAGTTCTGACTTCGCCACGGACTGA
- the FFAR2 gene encoding free fatty acid receptor 2, with amino-acid sequence MASSFRNQGLFFIYFISLLFGLPANLLALRAFVGRIRQPNPAPIHILLLSLTLADLLLLLLLPFKMVEAANNFSWPLGDMLCALTSYGFYSGIYCSTWLLVGISVERYRSVAFPVQYKLSRRPVYGVLAAVAIWILSFGHCSVVIIVQYLPTNKSTSDAQNLPFCYDNFTTEQLKVVLPVRLELCLVLFFIPMVVTIFCYWRFVRIILSQTQVGTRKRWRAVGLVVATLFNFLVCFGPYNVSHVVGFFRNTSERWRVYTVLLSALNACMDPLIFYFSSSAVRKAFDKMLQTLQSWGASLSGYCKRRAA; translated from the coding sequence ATGGCCTCAAGTTTCCGAAACCAGGGACTTTTCTTCATCTACTTCATATCTTTACTCTTTGGTCTCCCTGCCAACCTCCTGGCGCTGCGGGCCTTCGTGGGGCGCATCCGCCAGCCCAACCCGGCACCCATCCACATCCTCCTGCTCAGCCTGACGCTGGCGgacctcctgctgctgctgctgctgcccttcAAGATGGTTGAGGCGGCGAATAATTTCTCCTGGCCCTTGGGGGACATGCTCTGTGCCCTCACTAGCTATGGCTTCTACAGCGGCATCTACTGCAGCACGTGGCTGCTGGTGGGCATCAGCGTCGAGCGCTACCGCAGCGTGGCTTTCCCCGTGCAGTACAAGCTGTCCCGCCGGCCCGTGTACGGAGTGTTGGCTGCTGTGGCCATCTGGATCTTGTCCTTCGGACACTGTAGCGTCGTGATCATTGTACAATACTTACCAACCAACAAGTCGACCAGTGATGCCCAAAACCTCCCTTTTTGCTATGACAACTTCACCACAGAGCAGCTGAAGGTGGTGCTTCCTGTGCGGCTGGAGCTGTGCCTCGTCCTCTTCTTCATCCCCATGGTGGTCACCATCTTCTGCTACTGGCGTTTTGTACGAATCATTCTCTCCCAGACCCAAGTGGGGACCCGGAAGCGCTGGAGAGCCGTGGGGCTGGTGGTTGCGACCCTGTTCAATTTCCTGGTGTGTTTTGGGCCCTACAATGTGTCTCACGTGGTGGGGTTCTTTCGTAACACAAGCGAAAGGTGGCGGGTGTACACAGTGTTGCTCAGCGCCCTCAATGCTTGCATGGACcctttgattttctatttctcctcctCAGCTGTGCgcaaagcctttgacaaaatgcTACAGACGCTGCAGAGCTGGGGTGCCTCACTGTCAGGGTACTGCAAGAGAAGAGCTGCATAG